A stretch of Phoenix dactylifera cultivar Barhee BC4 chromosome 16, palm_55x_up_171113_PBpolish2nd_filt_p, whole genome shotgun sequence DNA encodes these proteins:
- the LOC103720793 gene encoding phospholipase A-2-activating protein-like isoform X2, with translation MLLFESAQFDGIMKKISEFNAGLLSDMKSLSLTDLELSRLDAIVKILKDASHYHCSKFADADVVLLLKILKSWPLSMMFPVIDILRMIILHPDGATLLHKLIENGNDILMETFKRATAAPAQAANLLTMIRAITNLFKHSYFSNWLQSHYSEILDALSSCRSLFNKNAHLSYATLLLNYAVLLAEIKDKEGQAQVLSAALEIAEDGNQDGDSRFRALVAIGSLMLDGLVKSIAIDLDVQSVANDAKASMESKIVEVGADIELIIKEA, from the exons ATGCTTTTGTTTGAGTCAGCTCAGTTTGATGGAATAATGAAGAAGATATCAGAGTTCAATGCAGGGCTATTGTCTGATATG AAATCTTTGTCCTTGACGGATCTTGAGTTGTCAAGGTTGGATGCCATtgtcaaaattttaaaagatgCATCACATTATCACTGCAGTAAATTTGCAGATGCTGATGTTGTCTTGTTGTTGAAGATATTGAAGTCTTGGCCACTTTCAATGATGTTTCCAG TTATAGATATTTTAAGAATGATAATCTTGCATCCAGATGGGGCTACTTTACTTCACAAGCTCATTGAGAATGGAAATG ATATACTAATGGAGACATTTAAAAGAGCCACAGCAGCTCCTGCACAGGCTGCAAACCTTCTCACAATGATAAGAGCTATTACAAACCTTTTCAAGCATTCATATTTCTCTAACTGGTTACAATCACATTACAGTGAG ATTTTGGATGCATTGTCAAGTTGCCGGTCGTTGTTCAACAAGAATGCACATCTATCTTATGCTACACTACTGCTAAA CTATGCTGTTCTTTTGGCTGAAATAAAGGATAAGGAAGGCCAGGCTCAAGTTCTCTCTGCAGCTCTTGAA ATTGCAGAGGATGGAAATCAAGATGGTGATTCAAGATTCCGAGCACTTGTTGCCATTGGTTCACTG atGTTAGATGGCCTTGTAAAGTCGATTGCTATTGATTTGGATGTCCAAAGTGTTGCAAATGATGCAAAAGCTTCAATGGAATCGAAGATTGTGGAGGTTGGAGCTGATATTGAGCTTATAATAAAAGAAGCATAA
- the LOC103720776 gene encoding elongation of fatty acids protein 3-like yields MRGITYWLAEHPAIVGFRWSHAQSWGSTWSFLFSAIVLYLSLSLFLHLALHLAGRRRPVPLGPFPALHSLAMALASAAIFLGILLSSLAEIRDTRWFWRRTKTTPFQWLLCFPLGTRPTGRVFFWSYAFYLSRFLHLLRTFFAILRRRPRALGRLFSHSALVCMSFLWLEFSQSFQVVAILSATLAHVVVFGYRFWLGVRLPVAGRGGAASCFPMVVVACQVALLGCNLVCHLGVLLLHLSKGGCNGIGAWLFNSVLNAALLVLFVDFHVKRAVRRRKGLALDDDCGSVYCHQTNNSGSSEPSKEQ; encoded by the coding sequence ATGAGGGGAATAACGTACTGGTTGGCGGAGCACCCCGCCATCGTGGGCTTCCGGTGGAGCCACGCCCAGTCCTGGGGCTCCACCTggtccttcctcttctccgcCATCGTCCTctatctctcactctctctcttcctccaccTCGCCCTCCACCTAgccggccgccgccgccccgtCCCCCTCGGCCCATTCCCTGCCCTCCACTCCCTCGCCATGGCCCTCGCCTCCGCCGCCATCTTCCTCGGcatcctcctctcctccctcgcCGAGATCCGCGACACCCGCTGGTTCTGGCGCCGCACCAAGACCACCCCTTTCCAGTGGCTCCTTTGTTTCCCCCTGGGGACCCGCCCCACCGGCCGAGTTTTCTTCTGGTCGTACGCCTTCTACCTCTCTCGgttcctccacctcctccggaCCTTCTTCGCGATCCTCCGGCGACGGCCGCGGGCGCTGGGGAGGCTCTTCAGCCACTCGGCGCTGGTGTGCATGTCCTTCCTCTGGCTCGAGTTCTCGCAGTCGTTCCAGGTGGTGGCGATCCTCTCGGCGACCCTGGCGCACGTTGTGGTCTTTGGGTACCGGTTCTGGCTCGGGGTGCGGCTGCCGGTGGCCGGCAGGGGCGGCGCCGCCTCGTGCTTCCCGATGGTGGTGGTGGCGTGCCAGGTGGCGCTGCTGGGGTGCAACCTGGTGTGCCATCTGGGGGTCCTCCTGCTCCACCTCTCCAAGGGGGGCTGCAACGGGATCGGTGCGTGGTTGTTCAATTCGGTGCTCAACGCCGCGCTGCTCGTCCTCTTTGTCGATTTCCACGTCAAGAGGGCGGTCAGGAGGCGGAAAGGTCTCGCCTTGGACGACGATTGCGGCAGCGTTTATTGCCACCAGACTAATAATTCCGGATCTTCCGAGCCTAGTAAAGAGCAATGA
- the LOC103720793 gene encoding phospholipase A-2-activating protein-like isoform X1, with the protein MLLFESAQFDGIMKKISEFNAGLLSDMEQKSLSLTDLELSRLDAIVKILKDASHYHCSKFADADVVLLLKILKSWPLSMMFPVIDILRMIILHPDGATLLHKLIENGNDILMETFKRATAAPAQAANLLTMIRAITNLFKHSYFSNWLQSHYSEILDALSSCRSLFNKNAHLSYATLLLNYAVLLAEIKDKEGQAQVLSAALEIAEDGNQDGDSRFRALVAIGSLMLDGLVKSIAIDLDVQSVANDAKASMESKIVEVGADIELIIKEA; encoded by the exons ATGCTTTTGTTTGAGTCAGCTCAGTTTGATGGAATAATGAAGAAGATATCAGAGTTCAATGCAGGGCTATTGTCTGATATG GAGCAGAAATCTTTGTCCTTGACGGATCTTGAGTTGTCAAGGTTGGATGCCATtgtcaaaattttaaaagatgCATCACATTATCACTGCAGTAAATTTGCAGATGCTGATGTTGTCTTGTTGTTGAAGATATTGAAGTCTTGGCCACTTTCAATGATGTTTCCAG TTATAGATATTTTAAGAATGATAATCTTGCATCCAGATGGGGCTACTTTACTTCACAAGCTCATTGAGAATGGAAATG ATATACTAATGGAGACATTTAAAAGAGCCACAGCAGCTCCTGCACAGGCTGCAAACCTTCTCACAATGATAAGAGCTATTACAAACCTTTTCAAGCATTCATATTTCTCTAACTGGTTACAATCACATTACAGTGAG ATTTTGGATGCATTGTCAAGTTGCCGGTCGTTGTTCAACAAGAATGCACATCTATCTTATGCTACACTACTGCTAAA CTATGCTGTTCTTTTGGCTGAAATAAAGGATAAGGAAGGCCAGGCTCAAGTTCTCTCTGCAGCTCTTGAA ATTGCAGAGGATGGAAATCAAGATGGTGATTCAAGATTCCGAGCACTTGTTGCCATTGGTTCACTG atGTTAGATGGCCTTGTAAAGTCGATTGCTATTGATTTGGATGTCCAAAGTGTTGCAAATGATGCAAAAGCTTCAATGGAATCGAAGATTGTGGAGGTTGGAGCTGATATTGAGCTTATAATAAAAGAAGCATAA